A single Ignavibacteriales bacterium DNA region contains:
- the crcB gene encoding fluoride efflux transporter CrcB, whose amino-acid sequence MMNLLFVVIGAGIGGGLRYYVSGVSFRFLPEVFPWGTLLVNVIGSFLLGLIIFIGFEKTASPPHIKNLLTTGFCGGFTTFSTFSLETINLLRSSEYLYALLNITGNVVLSLLAIIAALYISKLTV is encoded by the coding sequence ATGATGAACCTCCTCTTTGTGGTCATCGGGGCGGGGATAGGCGGAGGGCTGAGGTACTATGTGTCAGGGGTTTCCTTCCGCTTTCTGCCGGAGGTGTTTCCGTGGGGCACGCTTCTGGTAAATGTCATCGGAAGCTTTTTGCTCGGGCTGATTATCTTCATCGGATTTGAAAAGACTGCCTCACCGCCCCACATTAAAAATCTCCTGACCACCGGATTCTGCGGAGGGTTCACCACATTTTCAACATTCTCCCTTGAGACCATCAATCTGCTGCGAAGTTCAGAATACCTCTACGCGCTGCTGAATATCACCGGAAATGTGGTGCTTAGTCTCTTAGCCATCATCGCGGCTTTATATATATCCAAGTTAACGGTATAA
- a CDS encoding DUF190 domain-containing protein, whose amino-acid sequence MKHSLLRIYIGESDMMHGKPLYETLLLKARETRLAGATVFKGFMGYGHASIIHTAKILRLSEDLPILIEIADTEDKIDRFIPNVKEMMKQAGSHGLITREQVEIIPYRE is encoded by the coding sequence ATGAAACATTCACTCCTGCGTATATATATCGGTGAAAGCGACATGATGCACGGCAAACCCCTGTATGAGACACTGCTGCTCAAAGCGCGGGAAACCAGACTTGCCGGCGCCACCGTTTTCAAGGGATTCATGGGATATGGTCACGCAAGCATCATCCACACGGCAAAGATCCTGCGCCTCAGCGAAGACCTTCCCATTCTGATTGAAATAGCAGACACGGAAGATAAAATTGACCGTTTCATCCCTAATGTAAAAGAGATGATGAAGCAGGCCGGCTCCCACGGGCTTATCACACGCGAACAGGTGGAAATCATTCCCTATAGGGAGTAG
- a CDS encoding T9SS type A sorting domain-containing protein, which yields MKKLFFIFLSLFLCLNFTNAQQRSWQASAIGTHKYTPVQQTEAFDTLHYIVPPSVLYTATIGGNPGGYVNGTNGYGDLGKYQRLDFPYSNVMGHGMFFYFGAKEVIGTPDTIHFVIRRVSATGAPGDLVASFPKLTTDLDTSGAPTVISFAKGNMDTDSSFFIGFEWGTTVDDKFGLLSNQSPNGANPSRVWEKWSDGTFVQYGTPSSWTLQIDLWAGMIYAQQLAGDYYIPQGVNPQGFATLNDAVAALNSNGAAADVNFILDADTVRAASMIFDNPFYNSSKVTVKPAAGRNTVLMVSSAASVGNGPYMIGFRRGNVTFDGSNNGTDSRNLIVTTEQIAPVVDLPFTLNHADADNVTLKNLEIKNIITGQTNFRYGAVINDLGGVTNFRVENCQIGTPERPVRRDALAPWGAAASGGNQFSFVNNVMYAGTRGVATIYLLNSEIIGNEINILPTTAAATDAYNHGIYITGNTGSLNIEGNTINCLEKTVNASSYLIGLAFAGNSFDSTDVIRIVNNFINVGAANETRFTYGIGLRSAGNMGNMKIYHNTVIVNNNASTLQSHAIGNHTNGTGPVNIDLKNNIVINNHSGSTVSSALGLVPATSVLTSDYNVLQANQNLVNFQGTTYATLPLWQATGKDVNSVSKAVNFVSGTDLHLTGSSNGDADLGAPPVGDITVDIDGDDRNEVMTYKGADEASIPLFTQSFGVPFTENFEYGPNNDTSLVTITTNWVRHSGSMGPAYSASSLSFPGYPSSGVGGSVAFTNGGSAVNDGDINRAFDSVATAGNVYTSFLVNLTSARATADYFFHIGPKTLGTTFRARVYAKSSGAGFVMGLSKTGSPIVEDPTVLNFNQTYLIIVKYNLNLDAANDDLVTMYVYDTATPGTEPGTPLLTVGPVGAGVADGLNSIGSIAIRQGTNTPTGTIDGIRVSTTWDYLVPVELTSFTGNVSGNSVQLGWTTATETNNSGFSVERKSADGSWSAVAFIQGKGTTTSPESYSYTDRNLNAGVYTYRLKQIDYDGTFSYSGEVEADVTVPAEFTLSQNYPNPFNPSTTINFTLPVQSHVRLAIYAVTGELVELLVNEVRDAGSYNAVFDASKLSSGVYIYRMTAGNVTLTKKMNLLK from the coding sequence ATGAAAAAATTATTTTTCATTTTTCTCAGTCTGTTCCTGTGTCTGAATTTTACCAATGCGCAGCAGCGCAGCTGGCAGGCTTCAGCCATCGGAACACACAAATATACACCGGTACAGCAGACAGAGGCATTTGACACTCTGCACTATATTGTACCCCCATCAGTGCTTTACACAGCCACCATCGGCGGAAATCCGGGCGGCTATGTAAACGGCACCAACGGCTATGGCGACCTTGGCAAATACCAGCGCCTTGATTTCCCTTATAGCAACGTCATGGGGCATGGGATGTTTTTCTACTTCGGAGCAAAAGAAGTAATCGGCACACCTGATACCATTCATTTCGTCATCAGAAGAGTCAGTGCAACAGGAGCTCCCGGTGATCTGGTTGCTTCTTTCCCAAAACTGACCACCGACCTGGACACATCCGGAGCCCCGACCGTCATCAGCTTTGCAAAAGGCAATATGGATACGGATTCCTCTTTCTTTATCGGATTTGAATGGGGCACAACCGTAGATGATAAATTCGGCCTCCTTTCCAATCAGTCTCCAAACGGCGCAAACCCTTCCCGCGTTTGGGAAAAGTGGAGCGACGGAACTTTTGTTCAGTACGGCACACCATCAAGCTGGACGCTGCAGATTGACCTCTGGGCCGGTATGATATACGCTCAGCAGCTTGCAGGTGATTATTATATCCCTCAGGGTGTAAATCCTCAGGGTTTTGCCACACTGAATGATGCAGTAGCAGCACTCAATTCAAACGGAGCCGCGGCTGATGTAAATTTCATCCTTGATGCTGATACCGTGCGTGCCGCAAGCATGATTTTTGACAATCCGTTTTATAACAGCAGCAAGGTTACCGTAAAACCGGCAGCCGGAAGAAACACTGTACTTATGGTGAGTTCTGCTGCTTCTGTCGGAAATGGTCCTTATATGATCGGCTTCCGCAGAGGAAATGTAACCTTTGACGGCAGTAATAATGGCACAGACAGCAGAAACCTGATTGTAACCACCGAGCAGATTGCTCCTGTTGTTGACCTCCCCTTCACCCTTAATCATGCAGATGCAGATAATGTTACGTTGAAGAATCTGGAGATTAAAAACATTATAACCGGTCAGACAAATTTCCGCTATGGCGCGGTTATTAATGATCTGGGCGGTGTTACCAATTTCAGAGTTGAAAACTGCCAGATCGGAACGCCTGAACGTCCGGTGCGCCGTGATGCACTTGCCCCATGGGGCGCTGCTGCTTCAGGCGGCAACCAGTTCAGCTTTGTGAACAATGTAATGTATGCTGGCACAAGAGGTGTTGCAACCATTTATCTGCTTAACAGCGAAATCATCGGCAATGAAATAAACATTCTTCCGACCACCGCTGCTGCAACTGATGCCTATAACCACGGCATATATATTACCGGAAACACCGGTTCTCTTAACATCGAAGGCAATACCATTAACTGTCTCGAAAAGACCGTTAACGCAAGCTCATATCTTATCGGACTTGCATTCGCGGGCAATTCGTTTGACAGCACGGATGTTATACGCATCGTTAACAACTTCATTAATGTCGGTGCCGCAAACGAAACCAGATTCACCTATGGAATCGGTCTCCGTTCAGCAGGCAACATGGGCAACATGAAGATATATCACAACACCGTGATCGTTAATAATAATGCATCAACCCTTCAGAGCCATGCTATCGGCAACCACACCAACGGTACCGGTCCGGTAAATATTGACCTGAAAAACAATATCGTTATTAATAATCACTCAGGCAGCACTGTGTCTTCCGCACTTGGACTTGTTCCGGCAACCTCAGTCCTGACCTCTGATTATAATGTTCTTCAGGCAAATCAGAATCTGGTTAACTTCCAGGGAACCACCTATGCAACACTGCCTCTGTGGCAGGCAACCGGCAAGGATGTGAATTCAGTTTCAAAAGCAGTTAACTTTGTTTCAGGAACAGATTTACATTTAACCGGCTCATCAAACGGTGATGCTGATCTTGGTGCACCTCCTGTAGGAGACATAACTGTTGATATTGACGGTGATGACCGCAATGAAGTTATGACCTACAAAGGCGCTGATGAAGCTTCAATTCCTCTCTTCACTCAGAGCTTTGGCGTTCCTTTTACCGAAAACTTTGAGTATGGTCCGAATAACGATACCAGTCTTGTTACCATAACAACCAACTGGGTCCGCCACAGCGGATCAATGGGACCTGCTTACAGTGCTTCCAGTCTTTCATTCCCTGGCTATCCTTCTTCAGGTGTCGGCGGTTCTGTTGCGTTCACCAATGGCGGATCAGCAGTTAACGATGGTGATATAAACCGCGCGTTTGATTCCGTTGCTACAGCAGGTAATGTATATACCAGCTTCCTGGTAAATCTTACTTCAGCAAGAGCCACTGCAGACTACTTCTTCCATATCGGACCTAAGACTCTCGGAACTACATTCCGCGCAAGAGTATATGCAAAGAGCAGCGGAGCAGGGTTCGTTATGGGCCTCAGCAAAACCGGTTCACCGATTGTTGAAGACCCGACCGTACTGAACTTCAACCAGACGTATCTGATTATCGTGAAGTATAACCTTAATCTTGATGCAGCCAATGATGACCTGGTTACCATGTACGTCTATGATACCGCTACCCCCGGCACTGAACCGGGAACTCCGCTGCTTACCGTCGGACCAGTTGGCGCAGGCGTTGCTGACGGCCTTAACAGCATCGGCTCAATTGCAATCAGACAGGGTACAAACACTCCTACCGGCACCATTGACGGTATCAGGGTTTCCACCACCTGGGACTACCTTGTTCCTGTTGAACTCACTTCCTTCACGGGAAATGTGAGCGGCAACAGTGTTCAGCTTGGATGGACCACCGCTACCGAAACCAATAACAGCGGATTCTCCGTTGAAAGAAAATCGGCTGACGGCAGCTGGAGTGCAGTTGCATTCATCCAGGGTAAAGGAACAACCACCTCTCCTGAATCATACAGCTATACTGACCGCAATCTGAACGCAGGCGTATATACCTATCGTCTGAAACAGATTGATTACGACGGAACGTTCAGTTATTCAGGCGAAGTTGAAGCTGATGTAACCGTTCCGGCTGAGTTCACCCTGAGCCAGAACTACCCGAATCCTTTCAACCCTTCAACAACCATTAACTTCACACTGCCGGTACAGTCGCACGTGCGCCTTGCTATCTATGCAGTTACCGGTGAACTGGTTGAGCTTCTGGTGAACGAAGTCCGCGATGCAGGAAGTTATAACGCGGTATTTGATGCTTCAAAGCTTTCAAGCGGCGTATATATCTACAGAATGACTGCAGGAAATGTTACTCTCACAAAGAAGATGAATCTTCTCAAGTAA
- a CDS encoding T9SS type A sorting domain-containing protein: protein MGVSNGLVLYNHNLQLPVEITSFTASQTGSTLQLKWSTATETNNHGFEIERSTDNNPFYSIGFVKGAGSTQEPQEYIYTDSPDKPGTYHYRLKQTDLDGSYKYSDVVTSEFTGNIQEYILEQNFPNPFNPTTRIKFSIPQQNGNKPQLVTLTVYDILGNEIAVLVNEEKPSGTYEVDFTANNASLSAGVYVYRLRAGAFSETKTMILLK from the coding sequence ATGGGTGTAAGCAACGGACTGGTGCTTTATAACCACAACCTGCAGCTTCCGGTTGAAATCACATCATTCACCGCATCACAAACCGGCAGCACGTTGCAGCTCAAATGGAGCACCGCAACAGAGACCAATAACCATGGGTTTGAAATTGAACGGAGCACTGACAACAACCCGTTTTACAGCATCGGTTTTGTAAAAGGAGCGGGCTCAACTCAGGAGCCGCAGGAGTATATATATACCGATTCCCCTGATAAACCCGGCACCTATCACTACCGACTAAAGCAGACTGATCTTGACGGATCGTATAAATACAGCGATGTGGTCACTTCAGAATTCACCGGAAACATACAAGAGTATATACTCGAACAGAACTTTCCTAACCCCTTTAATCCAACAACCAGGATAAAATTCTCCATACCGCAGCAAAACGGTAATAAGCCACAGTTGGTTACCCTGACCGTATATGATATCCTTGGAAATGAAATTGCAGTACTCGTAAATGAAGAGAAACCATCGGGTACGTATGAGGTTGATTTTACCGCAAATAACGCCTCCCTAAGCGCTGGAGTGTATGTTTACCGCCTGAGAGCAGGAGCTTTTTCTGAAACAAAGACGATGATTTTATTGAAGTGA
- a CDS encoding nucleotidyltransferase domain-containing protein: MDKERALAVVKDYLHVVMTKYPVKRALLFGSYAAGNPHPDSDIDLAIILDDAENLFDTQGQMMILRKNEAVYIEPHPFRESDFVMDDPFAAEIICTGVELEVPER; this comes from the coding sequence ATGGATAAAGAAAGAGCTTTAGCTGTTGTTAAAGATTACTTACATGTAGTCATGACGAAGTACCCTGTAAAAAGGGCTTTGTTGTTTGGTTCGTACGCAGCCGGTAACCCGCATCCGGATAGTGATATAGATTTAGCAATCATACTTGATGATGCAGAAAATCTTTTTGATACTCAGGGGCAAATGATGATCCTCCGGAAAAATGAGGCGGTATATATTGAACCGCATCCGTTCCGTGAATCTGATTTTGTAATGGATGATCCGTTTGCGGCAGAAATAATTTGTACCGGAGTTGAACTCGAAGTGCCTGAGCGGTAG
- a CDS encoding HEPN domain-containing protein → MINLFNSKDYHWSLFMGHLVIEKLLKALYVKVKRAHAPLTHDLKRIAQIIPLELTDEYSDWLDIISSFNINARYDSIKRDFYKRCTPEYSAEWIERIKLLKEWIKKEL, encoded by the coding sequence ATGATAAATCTGTTTAATTCAAAAGATTATCACTGGTCTCTTTTTATGGGGCATCTGGTTATAGAAAAATTGCTTAAGGCGCTTTATGTAAAGGTCAAACGGGCACATGCTCCTTTGACACACGATCTTAAGCGAATTGCACAGATTATCCCCTTAGAATTGACCGATGAGTATTCTGACTGGTTGGATATTATTTCATCGTTTAATATAAACGCCAGGTATGATTCGATTAAAAGAGACTTTTACAAGAGATGCACACCTGAGTATTCGGCTGAGTGGATCGAAAGAATAAAACTGCTGAAAGAATGGATAAAGAAAGAGCTTTAG